A window of the Bradyrhizobium diazoefficiens genome harbors these coding sequences:
- a CDS encoding CoA transferase, whose amino-acid sequence MAETGLPLEGVRVVEMTHMVMGPTCGMILAQLGAEVIKVEPPAGDKTRSLGGMGTAFFPLFNRGKRSVVLDFEKVEDRDTMHRLLETADVFLENFRDGQLEKQGLGADELRRLHPHLIIAGHKGFLSGPYEHRPALDEVVQMMSGLATMTGTKEKPQRVGSSANDIMGGMFGVIAILAALYQKRGGKRDGADIRIGLFENCLFLVAQHMVEYEMTGNKPRSMPEREHAWPIYDIFDAAGDGRIFIGVVTEGHWQAFCREFGLAEFLDDPSLRTTTDRILARPRILPRVAEIIRQRNVVDLSQKLDALNICFSPINRPEDLLTDPHVLRPGGLVTNTAADGKPFHVPTLPLEWNGSHFGEGLKVAPLGADTQALRAEIDNNDVTSKAAGRRA is encoded by the coding sequence ATGGCTGAGACCGGATTGCCGCTCGAAGGCGTGCGGGTCGTCGAGATGACCCACATGGTCATGGGCCCGACCTGCGGCATGATCCTCGCGCAACTCGGCGCCGAGGTGATCAAGGTCGAGCCGCCCGCCGGCGACAAGACGCGGAGCCTTGGCGGTATGGGCACGGCGTTTTTCCCGCTGTTCAACCGCGGCAAGCGCAGTGTCGTGCTGGACTTCGAGAAGGTCGAGGACCGCGACACCATGCACCGGCTGCTGGAAACGGCCGATGTGTTCCTCGAAAACTTTCGCGACGGCCAGCTCGAGAAGCAGGGGCTAGGTGCCGACGAATTGCGGCGTCTTCATCCGCATCTGATTATCGCCGGCCACAAGGGCTTTCTGTCCGGCCCCTATGAGCATCGTCCCGCACTTGACGAGGTCGTGCAGATGATGTCGGGGCTGGCCACCATGACCGGCACCAAGGAGAAGCCGCAGCGCGTCGGCTCCTCCGCCAACGACATCATGGGCGGCATGTTCGGCGTGATCGCGATCCTCGCTGCGCTCTATCAGAAGCGCGGGGGCAAGCGCGACGGCGCCGACATTCGTATCGGCCTGTTCGAGAACTGCCTGTTCCTGGTCGCGCAGCACATGGTCGAATACGAGATGACCGGCAACAAGCCGCGCTCGATGCCGGAGCGCGAGCATGCCTGGCCGATCTACGATATTTTCGATGCCGCCGGCGACGGCCGCATCTTCATCGGCGTGGTGACCGAAGGCCACTGGCAGGCGTTCTGCCGCGAGTTCGGCCTGGCCGAGTTTCTCGACGACCCGAGTTTGCGCACCACGACCGATCGCATCCTGGCGCGGCCGCGGATCCTGCCGCGTGTGGCCGAGATCATCCGGCAACGGAACGTCGTGGACCTGTCGCAAAAGCTCGACGCGCTCAACATCTGCTTTTCGCCGATCAACCGGCCTGAGGATCTCCTGACCGACCCGCACGTGCTGCGGCCGGGCGGGCTCGTGACCAACACCGCCGCCGACGGCAAACCGTTTCATGTGCCGACGCTGCCGCTCGAATGGAACGGCAGCCACTTTGGTGAAGGCCTGAAGGTCGCGCCGCTCGGCGCCGATACGCAGGCCCTCCGCGCCGAGATCGATAACAACGACGTCACGTCAAAAGCCGCTGGGAGGCGCGCATGA
- a CDS encoding LysR family transcriptional regulator → MDSRQLRYFIAVYEQRNLSRAADQVNVAQSALSHHISNLEAEFATPLFERKSRGMDPTAAGERLYEHARIILRAMAEAETEVREGARVIAGEISIGMAHSGVKAIGVELMRTVLTKYPKLKLSLTESLSGATLMHLMISNVDLALVYNPPSEKELITEAVLEEEMFLVGIPKLVGKSKTPIRFEELSRLPLILLRYGLGLSSRALLDDPVLLKRLEGSAILHANSITGMTGALVEGLGCTIATKLFAREELAAGRLVAREVIAPKLTRTLYLCRLRNRPMTYAMEEMRRLMLALIAEQVRAGAWQAELVE, encoded by the coding sequence ATGGATTCACGCCAGCTCCGCTATTTCATCGCCGTCTACGAGCAGCGGAACCTGTCGCGCGCGGCTGACCAGGTGAATGTCGCCCAATCCGCGCTCAGCCATCATATCTCGAATCTGGAGGCCGAATTCGCAACGCCGCTGTTCGAGCGCAAGTCGCGTGGCATGGACCCGACCGCGGCCGGCGAGCGGCTCTACGAGCACGCCCGCATCATCCTGCGCGCGATGGCGGAAGCCGAGACCGAGGTGCGCGAAGGCGCCCGCGTCATTGCCGGCGAGATCTCGATCGGCATGGCCCATTCCGGCGTCAAGGCGATCGGCGTGGAGCTGATGCGCACGGTGCTGACCAAATATCCCAAGCTGAAGCTGTCACTGACCGAGAGCCTGTCCGGCGCGACGCTGATGCATTTGATGATCTCCAATGTCGATCTGGCGCTGGTCTACAATCCGCCGTCGGAGAAGGAGCTGATCACGGAAGCCGTGCTGGAAGAGGAGATGTTCCTGGTCGGCATTCCAAAGCTGGTCGGCAAGAGCAAAACCCCGATCCGCTTCGAGGAGCTGAGCCGGCTGCCGCTGATCCTGCTGCGTTACGGCCTTGGCCTGTCCTCGCGCGCGCTGCTGGACGATCCGGTCCTGCTCAAGCGGCTGGAAGGCAGCGCGATCCTGCACGCCAATTCGATTACGGGCATGACCGGTGCGCTGGTGGAGGGGCTCGGCTGCACCATCGCGACAAAGCTGTTCGCGCGGGAGGAGCTCGCCGCCGGTCGCCTGGTCGCGCGCGAAGTGATCGCCCCGAAGCTCACTCGCACGCTCTATCTCTGCCGCCTGCGCAATCGCCCGATGACTTACGCGATGGAAGAGATGCGCCGGTTGATGCTGGCGCTGATCGCGGAACAGGTGCGCGCTGGGGCCTGGCAGGCGGAGCTGGTGGAGTGA
- a CDS encoding metal-sensitive transcriptional regulator produces the protein MRKDIKASVGKRLGRIEGQVRGLSKMVEEDRYCIDIVTQISAVRAALRRVEEEVLKDHVAHCVEHAIASGDKSDQREKIAELMAVIGRAER, from the coding sequence ATGCGGAAGGACATCAAGGCATCCGTCGGAAAACGTCTCGGCCGGATCGAGGGCCAGGTTCGCGGCCTGTCGAAAATGGTCGAGGAGGACCGCTACTGCATCGACATCGTCACGCAGATCTCGGCGGTGCGCGCCGCGCTGCGTCGGGTCGAGGAAGAGGTCTTGAAGGACCACGTCGCCCATTGCGTCGAGCATGCCATTGCGAGCGGCGACAAGTCGGATCAACGCGAGAAGATTGCTGAGTTGATGGCGGTGATTGGACGGGCAGAGCGGTAG
- the nikR gene encoding nickel-responsive transcriptional regulator NikR, which yields MQRITITIEDDLLAEIDAAAEARGYQNRSEIIRDLARAGLQQSTEDGAQTGACVAGLVYVYDHAARDLSKRLVQEFHGHHDLALATLHVHLDDNNCMEMTALRGDAAEVRQFADHIIAERGVRYGRVVMIPTGEGKPAKVRKHGHRQE from the coding sequence ATGCAGCGGATTACCATCACGATCGAGGACGATCTTTTGGCGGAGATCGATGCCGCGGCCGAAGCGCGCGGCTACCAGAACCGCAGCGAGATCATCCGCGATCTCGCGCGGGCCGGCCTGCAACAGAGCACCGAGGACGGCGCGCAAACCGGCGCTTGCGTCGCCGGCCTCGTCTATGTCTACGACCACGCCGCGCGCGATCTTTCAAAGCGCCTGGTGCAGGAATTCCACGGCCATCACGACCTCGCGCTCGCGACCCTGCATGTCCATCTCGACGACAACAATTGTATGGAGATGACAGCGCTGCGCGGCGATGCCGCCGAGGTCAGGCAATTTGCAGATCACATCATCGCAGAGCGTGGCGTGCGCTATGGGCGTGTGGTGATGATCCCGACGGGGGAAGGGAAGCCGGCCAAGGTGCGGAAGCACGGGCATCGGCAGGAGTAG
- a CDS encoding flavin monoamine oxidase family protein translates to MTITRRSFLSASAAFAAMPVLGATGAPLPREADIVVIGAGAAGIAAARRVLAANRRVVVVEAASQIGGRCITDGTTFDVPFDRGARWMHNPDTNPMIRLVRSAGLDVSPAPSGQKMRIGRRNARAGETEEYLAALVRANRSIDEAARGKLDSSCASVLPKDLGDWAGAAEFVLGASFAGKDLKELSAIDKARAQDRNAPIACRQGLGTLIAKLGEQAPVVLSAPASRIVWSNRDVSVETQGGKIAARAAIITVSTNVLTSGAIKFAPDIPKRTLDAASKLTLGSYDHIVLQLPGNPLGLSRDDILIEQSNSTRTALMFANIGGSSLCSIDVCGSFGRDLSGQGEKAMAAFAKEWISKLFGSEAAANVQKTAATRWNASPYVMGAMSAASPGGQLSRKVLTEPVGNMFLAGEATHETLWGTVDGAWESGERAADAALRKIGALKDEPAEVPTQSTKKRRAPRQ, encoded by the coding sequence ATGACAATCACGCGCCGCAGCTTCCTATCGGCGTCGGCAGCCTTTGCCGCGATGCCGGTCCTGGGCGCCACCGGCGCGCCCTTGCCGCGCGAAGCTGACATTGTCGTGATCGGTGCGGGAGCGGCCGGTATCGCTGCAGCGCGGCGTGTCCTGGCGGCCAATCGCAGGGTCGTGGTGGTGGAGGCGGCGTCGCAAATCGGCGGGCGCTGCATCACCGACGGCACAACCTTCGACGTGCCGTTCGATCGTGGCGCGCGCTGGATGCACAATCCCGACACCAACCCGATGATCCGGCTTGTGCGCAGTGCCGGGCTCGATGTTTCGCCTGCACCGTCGGGCCAGAAGATGCGCATCGGCCGCCGCAACGCGCGCGCCGGCGAGACCGAGGAGTATCTCGCGGCGCTGGTGCGCGCCAATCGTTCCATCGACGAGGCCGCGCGCGGCAAGCTCGATTCCTCATGCGCGTCGGTCCTGCCAAAAGATCTCGGCGACTGGGCGGGCGCGGCCGAATTCGTGCTCGGTGCGAGTTTTGCCGGCAAGGATCTCAAAGAGCTGTCGGCGATCGACAAGGCGCGTGCGCAGGATCGCAATGCGCCGATCGCCTGCCGCCAGGGTCTGGGCACGCTGATCGCCAAGCTTGGCGAGCAGGCACCGGTCGTACTCTCGGCGCCGGCCAGCCGGATCGTCTGGAGCAATCGCGACGTCAGCGTGGAGACGCAGGGTGGGAAGATCGCCGCGCGCGCCGCCATCATCACGGTCTCGACCAATGTGCTCACGAGCGGGGCGATCAAGTTCGCGCCCGATATCCCCAAGCGCACGCTCGACGCGGCGTCAAAGCTCACGCTTGGCAGCTACGATCACATCGTGCTGCAACTGCCGGGAAATCCGCTCGGGCTTTCACGCGACGACATCCTGATCGAACAGAGCAACTCGACGCGCACCGCGCTGATGTTTGCCAATATCGGTGGCTCGTCGCTGTGCTCGATCGACGTCTGCGGCTCGTTCGGCCGCGATCTCTCGGGGCAGGGCGAGAAGGCGATGGCGGCCTTCGCGAAAGAATGGATATCGAAATTGTTCGGCAGCGAGGCGGCGGCCAATGTGCAAAAGACCGCTGCGACGCGCTGGAACGCCTCGCCTTATGTCATGGGCGCGATGTCGGCGGCCTCGCCAGGCGGGCAGCTCTCGCGAAAAGTCTTGACCGAGCCGGTCGGCAACATGTTCCTCGCCGGCGAAGCCACGCACGAGACGCTTTGGGGCACGGTCGATGGCGCCTGGGAAAGCGGCGAGCGCGCCGCGGACGCCGCGCTCCGCAAGATCGGAGCGCTTAAGGATGAGCCGGCCGAGGTGCCGACGCAATCGACTAAGAAGCGCCGCGCGCCGCGGCAGTGA
- a CDS encoding hydroxymethylglutaryl-CoA lyase: MSRIETIYPADRVSLREVGLRDGLQLVEKFPSTEAKQHWVREEYAAGVRHFEVGSFLPAKTFPQFVDVRDVIAAVASLRGAHGIALALNERGVNDALESGVGEIASVVSATEEHSQANAHRSRDSAIANVKRLCEMRDASAHKPLVNAAISMALGCSITGAVDPKEVLRLVDKCLEAGVDFVAIADTVGYAGPKQVGELLRAAVKLAGQKPICIHLHDTRGMGIANAATALDEGVRILDGSLGGLGGCPFAPGATGNVVFEDLVFLCESKGFATGIDLDRLIAVRKILREEMPNEQLYGGLARAGSPGGSAAKAA, translated from the coding sequence ATGAGCCGGATCGAGACCATCTACCCCGCTGACCGCGTCAGCCTGCGCGAGGTCGGCTTGCGCGACGGGCTGCAGCTCGTGGAGAAGTTTCCATCAACCGAGGCCAAGCAGCACTGGGTGCGCGAGGAATATGCCGCCGGCGTCAGGCATTTCGAGGTCGGCTCGTTCCTGCCGGCAAAGACCTTTCCGCAATTCGTCGATGTCCGCGATGTCATCGCAGCGGTGGCGAGCCTGCGTGGGGCCCATGGCATCGCGCTTGCGCTCAACGAGCGCGGGGTGAACGATGCGCTGGAATCCGGCGTCGGTGAGATCGCCTCGGTGGTTTCGGCCACGGAGGAGCACAGCCAGGCCAATGCACATCGCTCGCGCGACTCCGCGATTGCCAATGTGAAACGCCTCTGCGAGATGCGCGATGCCAGCGCGCACAAGCCGCTGGTGAACGCCGCGATCTCGATGGCGCTGGGCTGCTCGATCACCGGCGCGGTCGATCCAAAGGAGGTGCTGCGGCTCGTCGACAAATGCCTGGAGGCCGGCGTCGATTTCGTCGCGATCGCCGACACTGTTGGTTACGCCGGGCCGAAGCAGGTCGGTGAACTGTTGCGCGCCGCGGTGAAGCTCGCTGGGCAAAAGCCGATCTGCATCCATCTCCACGACACCCGCGGCATGGGCATCGCCAACGCCGCCACCGCGCTCGACGAAGGCGTCCGCATCCTCGACGGCTCGCTCGGTGGCCTCGGCGGCTGCCCCTTCGCGCCCGGCGCGACCGGCAATGTCGTGTTTGAGGACCTCGTGTTCCTGTGCGAGAGCAAAGGTTTTGCGACGGGCATCGATCTCGACAGGCTGATCGCGGTGCGCAAGATTTTGCGCGAGGAAATGCCGAACGAGCAGCTCTACGGCGGTTTGGCGCGGGCGGGATCGCCGGGCGGGAGCGCTGCGAAGGCGGCGTAG
- a CDS encoding YiiX/YebB-like N1pC/P60 family cysteine hydrolase → MGTVLDSVGKVIAAYLSKEVPGYEPFTPSDPEHLRGVIQPGDVMLVEGNNRISGIIKYLTQSTWSHAALYVGPIEGATEPNGEPHVLIEANIGEGVTSAPLSKYFPYHTRLCRPVGLSHEDRTTVCRYAINRIGFGYDTKNIIDLMRFLFPLPIPQRWRRRMIAIGSGDPTKIICSALIAQAFDAVRYPILPKITKAGSRAARREILHIRDSSLYMPRDFDISPYFEVVKPTIVHGFDYTALHWADKQKPLEEVAGSFGVFPETISAPPIVPEAIDEEAPGEVSAEQVSAQSAEMGATFSEHFVMLKELARYRAQGHAREMAA, encoded by the coding sequence ATGGGGACGGTCCTAGATTCAGTTGGCAAGGTGATTGCCGCGTACCTCTCGAAGGAGGTGCCGGGCTACGAGCCCTTCACGCCGAGCGACCCCGAGCACCTGCGCGGCGTCATCCAGCCCGGCGACGTGATGCTGGTCGAAGGCAACAACCGCATCTCCGGCATCATCAAATATCTGACGCAGTCGACCTGGTCGCATGCCGCGCTCTATGTCGGTCCCATCGAGGGCGCGACAGAGCCTAACGGCGAGCCGCATGTGCTGATCGAGGCGAATATCGGCGAGGGCGTCACATCCGCGCCGCTGTCGAAATATTTCCCCTACCACACCCGCCTCTGCCGTCCGGTCGGGCTGTCCCATGAAGACCGCACCACGGTCTGCCGCTATGCGATCAACCGGATCGGCTTCGGATACGACACCAAGAACATCATCGATCTGATGCGCTTCCTGTTTCCGCTGCCGATACCGCAGCGATGGCGGCGGCGCATGATTGCGATCGGGTCGGGCGATCCGACCAAGATCATCTGCTCGGCGCTGATCGCGCAGGCCTTCGACGCCGTGCGCTATCCGATCCTGCCGAAAATCACCAAGGCCGGCAGCCGCGCCGCCCGCCGCGAGATCCTGCACATCCGCGATTCCTCGCTCTACATGCCCCGCGACTTCGATATCTCGCCCTATTTCGAAGTGGTCAAACCCACCATCGTGCACGGCTTCGACTACACAGCCTTGCACTGGGCCGACAAGCAAAAGCCGCTCGAGGAGGTAGCGGGCTCATTCGGTGTGTTTCCAGAAACGATCAGTGCGCCGCCGATCGTTCCTGAAGCGATTGACGAAGAGGCGCCGGGTGAGGTTTCGGCTGAGCAAGTGAGCGCGCAGTCCGCCGAGATGGGTGCTACCTTCTCCGAGCACTTTGTGATGCTGAAAGAGCTCGCGAGGTATCGCGCGCAAGGGCACGCGCGGGAGATGGCGGCGTAA
- a CDS encoding heavy metal translocating P-type ATPase, with translation MNDANHKHHHDGDTNSGCGCSAKTAPPAPKSEASSCCGGHGDHAGHAHHHAHDLGAAATKVLDPVCGMTIDPATSKHRFEHHGETFHFCSTGCRTKFAADPTKYLARDKAPEPEMPAGTIYTCPMHPEIRQVGPGSCPICGMALEPELASLETGPNPELADMTRRFWIGGALALPPVVLEMGGHLAGSHNWVDPTLSNWIQLVFATPVVIWAGWPFFVRGWRSLLTRNLNMFTLIAMGTGVAYVYSLIGTIAPQIFPDTFRGHEGAVAVYFEAAAVITVLVLLGQVLELRARDATSGAIKALLQLAPKTARRVEPDGNEHEVEIDSLHAGDSLRVRPGEKVPVDGVILEGRSSLDESLVTGESMPVTKEVDAKVIAGTLNQSGSFIMRADKVGRETLLSQIVQMVADAQRSRAPIQRLADQVAGWFVPTVIAVAIAAFAAWAWFGPEPRLAFGLVAAVSVLIIACPCALGLATPMSIMVGVGRGAHAGVLIKNAEALERMEKIDTLVVDKTGTLTEGKPKVVAIVVASGFAEDDILRLAASVERASEHPLADAIMRAAKEKQLTLGQVEQFDSPTGKGATGKVDGKTIVLGNAKYLASIGIDTNALDAEAERLRGDGATVINMAIDGKLAGLFAIADPVKASTPEALKALAAEGIKVIMLTGDNRTTAEAVARRLGIADVEAEVLPDQKSAVVTKLQKAGRSVAMAGDGVNDAPALAAAEVGIAMGTGTDVAMESAGITLLKGDLTGIVRARKLSQATMSNIRQNLFFAFIYNAAGIPIAAGILYPAFGLLLSPIIAAAAMALSSVSVVGNALRLRAARL, from the coding sequence ATGAACGACGCGAACCACAAGCATCATCACGACGGGGACACGAATTCCGGATGTGGCTGCTCCGCGAAGACCGCGCCGCCCGCTCCCAAGTCCGAGGCCTCGTCCTGCTGCGGCGGCCATGGCGATCATGCCGGTCACGCGCATCATCATGCTCATGACCTCGGCGCAGCCGCGACAAAGGTCCTCGATCCCGTCTGTGGCATGACGATTGATCCCGCGACCTCGAAGCACCGCTTTGAGCATCACGGCGAGACCTTCCATTTCTGCTCGACCGGCTGCCGCACCAAATTCGCCGCCGATCCCACAAAATATCTCGCCAGGGACAAGGCGCCCGAGCCGGAGATGCCGGCGGGCACGATCTACACTTGCCCGATGCATCCGGAGATCCGCCAGGTCGGACCCGGCAGCTGCCCGATCTGCGGCATGGCGCTGGAGCCGGAGCTCGCGAGCCTCGAGACCGGGCCCAACCCGGAACTCGCCGACATGACGCGGCGGTTCTGGATCGGCGGCGCGCTGGCGCTGCCGCCTGTGGTGCTGGAGATGGGCGGCCATCTCGCAGGGTCCCACAACTGGGTCGACCCGACGCTGTCGAACTGGATCCAGCTCGTCTTCGCCACGCCCGTGGTGATCTGGGCCGGCTGGCCGTTCTTCGTCCGCGGCTGGCGGTCGCTGCTGACGCGGAACCTCAACATGTTCACGCTGATCGCGATGGGCACGGGAGTAGCCTATGTCTACAGCCTGATCGGCACCATCGCGCCGCAGATTTTCCCCGACACGTTCCGCGGCCATGAAGGCGCGGTCGCCGTCTATTTCGAAGCGGCTGCCGTCATCACCGTCTTGGTTTTGCTCGGCCAGGTGCTGGAGCTGCGCGCCCGCGATGCCACGTCGGGCGCGATCAAGGCACTGCTCCAGCTCGCGCCAAAGACCGCGCGCCGCGTCGAGCCTGATGGCAATGAGCATGAGGTCGAGATCGACTCGCTGCACGCCGGCGATTCCTTGCGCGTCCGCCCCGGCGAAAAAGTGCCGGTCGACGGCGTCATTCTCGAAGGCCGCTCCTCGCTCGATGAATCGCTTGTGACCGGCGAATCCATGCCTGTCACCAAGGAGGTTGACGCCAAGGTGATTGCCGGCACACTGAACCAGTCCGGCAGCTTCATCATGCGCGCCGACAAGGTCGGCCGCGAGACGCTGCTGTCGCAGATCGTGCAGATGGTCGCGGACGCGCAGCGCTCGCGCGCGCCAATCCAGCGGCTGGCTGATCAGGTCGCGGGCTGGTTCGTGCCGACCGTCATCGCCGTCGCCATCGCAGCCTTCGCTGCGTGGGCCTGGTTCGGCCCGGAGCCGCGGCTGGCCTTCGGCCTTGTCGCCGCCGTCAGCGTGCTGATCATCGCCTGCCCCTGCGCGCTGGGCCTGGCGACGCCGATGTCGATCATGGTCGGCGTCGGCCGTGGCGCGCACGCCGGCGTCCTGATCAAGAACGCCGAGGCGCTGGAGCGGATGGAGAAGATCGACACGCTGGTGGTCGACAAGACCGGCACGCTGACCGAGGGCAAGCCAAAAGTGGTCGCGATCGTGGTGGCGTCCGGCTTTGCCGAGGATGACATCCTTCGGCTCGCGGCCAGCGTCGAACGCGCCAGCGAGCATCCGCTCGCCGACGCCATCATGCGCGCGGCGAAGGAGAAACAGCTGACGCTCGGCCAGGTCGAGCAATTCGATTCGCCGACAGGGAAGGGCGCGACCGGCAAGGTCGATGGCAAGACCATCGTTCTCGGCAACGCAAAGTATCTCGCATCGATCGGAATCGACACCAACGCGCTTGACGCCGAGGCTGAGCGCCTGCGTGGCGACGGCGCGACCGTGATCAACATGGCGATCGACGGCAAGCTCGCCGGGCTGTTCGCCATCGCCGATCCGGTCAAGGCTTCGACGCCCGAGGCGCTGAAGGCGCTCGCCGCCGAAGGCATCAAGGTCATCATGCTGACCGGCGACAACCGCACCACGGCCGAAGCAGTCGCGCGCCGGCTCGGCATCGCCGACGTCGAAGCCGAGGTGCTGCCGGACCAGAAGAGCGCGGTGGTGACAAAGCTGCAAAAGGCCGGCCGCAGCGTCGCGATGGCCGGCGACGGCGTCAACGACGCGCCGGCGCTGGCGGCGGCCGAGGTCGGCATCGCCATGGGCACCGGGACGGATGTGGCGATGGAAAGCGCGGGCATCACCCTGCTCAAGGGCGATCTCACCGGCATCGTGCGTGCACGAAAACTGTCGCAGGCGACGATGAGCAACATCCGCCAAAACCTGTTCTTCGCCTTCATCTATAACGCCGCCGGCATTCCGATCGCCGCCGGCATCCTCTATCCGGCCTTCGGCCTGCTGCTGTCGCCGATCATCGCCGCGGCGGCGATGGCGCTGTCGTCGGTGAGCGTGGTCGGCAACGCGCTGCGGCTGCGGGCGGCTCGGCTGTGA